One part of the Lotus japonicus ecotype B-129 chromosome 2, LjGifu_v1.2 genome encodes these proteins:
- the LOC130740644 gene encoding NAC domain-containing protein 37-like isoform X1, with product MHETLLFFSTPAVIGMMESMESCVPPGFRFHPTDEELVGYYLRKKIASQKIDLDVIREIDLYRIEPWDLIERCRIGYEEQSEWYFFSHKDKKYPTGTRTNRATMAGFWKATGRDKAVYDKMKLIGMRKTLVFYKGRAPNGQKTDWIMHEYRLETDENGPPQEEGWVVCRAFKKKTTNSQTKTMEGWDSSYFYDEASVVSSVVDPLDLISRQPPQRFLAQSFMCKQEIEAENLRHHMNPEQFIQLPQLESPSVPLMKRPSTVVSLVSDNNNEDHDDQNRLLLSNKKVTDWRDLDKFVASQLSQETEGLPSFENHGGSDMALFEGTKLSPFLSTSSDCDIGICVFEK from the exons ATGCATGAAAccttactatttttttcta CACCAGCAGTAATTGGTATGATGGAGTCAATGGAGTCATGTGTCCCACCTGGTTTTCGGTTCCACCCAACAGATGAAGAGCTTGTTGGTTATTATCTCAGAAAGAAAATAGCTTCTCagaagattgaccttgatgttATCAGAGAGATAGATCTATACCGTATTGAACCATGGGATCTCATAG AGAGATGCAGGATTGGGTATGAAGAGCAGAGTGAATGGTATTTTTTCAGCCACAAGGACAAGAAGTATCCAACAGGGACAAGAACTAACAGAGCTACCATGGCTGGGTTCTGGAAGGCAACAGGAAGAGACAAGGCAGTGTATGACAAGATGAAATTGATTGGAATGAGGAAGACACTTGTTTTCTACAAAGGAAGAGCACCTAATGGACAGAAAACTGACTGGATCATGCATGAGTACAGGCTTGAAACTGATGAAAATGGACCTCCACAG GAAGAAGGGTGGGTTGTGTGCAGGGCATTCAAGAAAAAAACTACCAACAGCCAAACAAAGACCATGGAAGGATGGGATTCAAGCTACTTCTATGATGAAGCAAGTGTGGTAAGCTCAGTGGTGGATCCACTTGATCTCATCTCAAGGCAACCTCCTCAAAGATTTTTAGCTCAAAGTTTCATGTGCAAGCAAGAGATAGAAGCAGAAAACTTGAGACATCACATGAATCCAGAACAATTTATACAGCTTCCTCAGCTAGAAAGCCCATCAGTGCCATTAATGAAGAGGCCAAGCACAGTAGTGTCTCTTGTATCAGACAACAACAATGAAGATCATGATGATCAAAACAGGTTATTATTATCCAACAAGAAAGTGACTGATTGGAGAGATCTTGACAAGTTTGTGGCTTCTCAACTGAGTCAAGAAACTGAAGGACTTCCAAGCTTTGAAAACCATGGTGGCTCAGACATGGCATTGTTTGAAGGAACCAAGCTAAGCCCGTTTCTAAGTACAAGCTCAGACTGTGATATTGGGATATGCGTGtttgaaaaatga
- the LOC130740644 gene encoding NAC domain-containing protein 37-like isoform X2 encodes MMESMESCVPPGFRFHPTDEELVGYYLRKKIASQKIDLDVIREIDLYRIEPWDLIERCRIGYEEQSEWYFFSHKDKKYPTGTRTNRATMAGFWKATGRDKAVYDKMKLIGMRKTLVFYKGRAPNGQKTDWIMHEYRLETDENGPPQEEGWVVCRAFKKKTTNSQTKTMEGWDSSYFYDEASVVSSVVDPLDLISRQPPQRFLAQSFMCKQEIEAENLRHHMNPEQFIQLPQLESPSVPLMKRPSTVVSLVSDNNNEDHDDQNRLLLSNKKVTDWRDLDKFVASQLSQETEGLPSFENHGGSDMALFEGTKLSPFLSTSSDCDIGICVFEK; translated from the exons ATGATGGAGTCAATGGAGTCATGTGTCCCACCTGGTTTTCGGTTCCACCCAACAGATGAAGAGCTTGTTGGTTATTATCTCAGAAAGAAAATAGCTTCTCagaagattgaccttgatgttATCAGAGAGATAGATCTATACCGTATTGAACCATGGGATCTCATAG AGAGATGCAGGATTGGGTATGAAGAGCAGAGTGAATGGTATTTTTTCAGCCACAAGGACAAGAAGTATCCAACAGGGACAAGAACTAACAGAGCTACCATGGCTGGGTTCTGGAAGGCAACAGGAAGAGACAAGGCAGTGTATGACAAGATGAAATTGATTGGAATGAGGAAGACACTTGTTTTCTACAAAGGAAGAGCACCTAATGGACAGAAAACTGACTGGATCATGCATGAGTACAGGCTTGAAACTGATGAAAATGGACCTCCACAG GAAGAAGGGTGGGTTGTGTGCAGGGCATTCAAGAAAAAAACTACCAACAGCCAAACAAAGACCATGGAAGGATGGGATTCAAGCTACTTCTATGATGAAGCAAGTGTGGTAAGCTCAGTGGTGGATCCACTTGATCTCATCTCAAGGCAACCTCCTCAAAGATTTTTAGCTCAAAGTTTCATGTGCAAGCAAGAGATAGAAGCAGAAAACTTGAGACATCACATGAATCCAGAACAATTTATACAGCTTCCTCAGCTAGAAAGCCCATCAGTGCCATTAATGAAGAGGCCAAGCACAGTAGTGTCTCTTGTATCAGACAACAACAATGAAGATCATGATGATCAAAACAGGTTATTATTATCCAACAAGAAAGTGACTGATTGGAGAGATCTTGACAAGTTTGTGGCTTCTCAACTGAGTCAAGAAACTGAAGGACTTCCAAGCTTTGAAAACCATGGTGGCTCAGACATGGCATTGTTTGAAGGAACCAAGCTAAGCCCGTTTCTAAGTACAAGCTCAGACTGTGATATTGGGATATGCGTGtttgaaaaatga
- the LOC130740645 gene encoding V-type proton ATPase 16 kDa proteolipid subunit: MAGFSGDETAPFFGFLGAAAALVFSCMGAAYGTAKSGVGVASMGVMRPELVMKSIVPVVMAGVLGIYGLIIAVIISTGINPKAKSYYLFDGYAHLSSGLACGLAGLSAGMAIGIVGDAGVRANAQQPKLFVGMILILIFAEALALYGLIVGIILSSRAGQSRAE; the protein is encoded by the exons ATGGCTGGTTTCAGCGGCGATGAAACTGCTCCGTTCTTCGGCTTTCTCGGCGCCGCCGCTGCCCTTGTTTTCTCCT GTATGGGAGCGGCTTATGGCACGGCGAAAAGTGGTGTTGGTGTGGCGTCGATGGGTGTGATGAGACCGGAGCTTGTTATGAAATCCATCGTCCCCGTCGTCATGGCTGGTGTGTTGGGTATTTACGGCTTGATCATCGCTGTGATTATCAGCACCGGGATTAACCCTAAGGCGAAATCTTACTATCTATTTGATGGATATGCTCACCTTTCTTCTGGTCTCGCTTGTGGTCTCGCTGGCCTCTCCGCTGGCATGGCCATTGGTATTGTTGGCGACGCTGGTGTTAG AGCAAATGCTCAGCAGCCAAAGCTTTTTGTTGGGATGATTCTCATTCTCATCTTTGCCGAAGCGTTGGCGTTGTATGGTCTCATTGTTGGCATCATCCTCTCTTCCCGAGCTGGCCAATCCAGAGCTGAGTAA
- the LOC130740646 gene encoding probable LRR receptor-like serine/threonine-protein kinase At4g36180, translating to MSSLFLLLMVLCAPFLSCAVTVTEIQALTSFKLNLHDPLQALDSWDPSSPAAPCDWRGVSCSDDRVTELRLPRLQLGGRLTDRLSELRMLRKISLRSNFFNGTIPSSLSKCTLLRSVFLQDNSFSGNFPAEIGNLTRLQILNVAQNHLSGSLPGELPVTLKYLDLSSNAFSGEIPSAIANLSQVQLINLSYNHLSGEIPASLGELQQLQYLWLDHNFIEGTLPSALANCSSLVHLSAEENALGGVVPSAISALPKLQVMSLSQNNFTGSVPASVFCNVSAYAPSLRIVQLGFNRFTDFVGPETNTCFSVLQILDVQHNHIKGTFPLWLTKVTTLTTLDVSSNALSGEIPPEIGNLAMLTELRVANNSFTGAIPVEIKKCSLLSVVDFEGNDFGGEVPLFFGEMAGLKVLSLGGNHFSGSVPVSFGNLSFLETLNLRGNSVNGNFPEMIMKLSNLTTLDLSGNKFTGQIYASVGNLNQLVVLNLSGNGFSGKVPSSLGNLFRLTTLDLSKQNLSGELPFELSGLPNLQVIALQENKLSGDVPEGFSSLMSLQYVNLSSNAFSGQVPENYGFLRSLHVLSLSRNHITGAIPPEIGNCSDLEILELGSNSLAGHVPSDLSRLTNLKVLDLGGNNLTGDLPGDISKCLSLTALLVDHNGLSGNISGSLSNLSNLTMLDLSANNLSGEIPSNFSMISGLVYFNVSGNNLEGEIPPTLGSRFSNPSVFADNQDLCGKPLKTKCENTDNKDRKRLIVLVVIIACGGLLLVMFCCFYIFSLLRWRKKLKERVSGEKKKSPARASSGASGGRRSSENGGPKLVMFNTKITLAETMEATRQFDEENVLSRTKHGLVFKACYNDGMVLSIRRLPDGLSLDENIFRKEAESLGKIKHRNLTVLRGYYAGPPDMRLLVYDYMPNGNLATLLQEASHQDGHVLNWPMRHLIALGIARGLAFIHQSSMVHGDVKPQSVLFDADFEAHLSDFGLDQLTIAAATSTEAASTSTSAGTVGYISPEAILTGEASKESDVYSFGIVLLELLTGKRPVMFTQDEDIVKWVKKQLQKGQITELLEPGLLELDPESSEWEEFLLGVKVGLLCTAPDPLDRPTMADIVFMLEGCRVGPDIPSSADPTSQTSPA from the coding sequence ATGTCTTCGCTTTTTCTTCTCCTCATGGTGCTATGCGCACCGTTCTTATCATGCGCCGTAACCGTCACTGAGATCCAGGCCTTGACATCCTTCAAGCTCAACCTCCACGATCCTCTGCAAGCTCTCGACAGTTGGGATCCCTCCTCGCCGGCGGCGCCCTGTGACTGGCGCGGTGTTTCCTGCTCCGACGACCGAGTCACCGAACTGCGTTTGCCTCGCCTTCAACTCGGTGGCAGACTCACTGACCGTCTCTCTGAGCTTCGCATGCTGCGGAAGATTAGCCTCCGTTCCAACTTCTTCAACGGAACCATTCCGTCATCTCTCTCGAAATGCACGCTGCTACGCTCCGTTTTCCTGCAGGACAACTCATTCTCCGGTAACTTCCCGGCGGAGATCGGAAACCTCACCCGCCTTCAGATTCTCAACGTCGCGCAAAACCACCTCTCCGGCAGCCTCCCCGGCGAGCTTCCGGTCACTCTCAAGTACCTTGACCTCTCATCAAACGCATTCTCCGGCGAGATTCCTAGCGCCATAGCTAACCTCTCTCAGGTTCAGCTCATCAACCTCTCCTACAACCATCTCTCCGGTGAGATTCCGGCGAGCTTGGGAGAGCTTCAGCAGCTGCAGTACCTCTGGCTTGACCACAACTTCATAGAAGGAACTCTGCCTTCGGCGCTCGCTAACTGCTCCTCGCTCGTCCATCTGAGCGCGGAGGAAAACGCACTAGGCGGCGTGGTCCCGTCGGCGATTTCGGCGCTTCCGAAGCTTCAGGTGATGTCTCTGTCTCAGAACAATTTCACTGGCTCCGTTCCCGCTTCCGTTTTCTGCAACGTTTCGGCCTACGCGCCGTCGCTTCGGATTGTTCAGCTTGGATTCAATAGGTTCACGGATTTCGTTGGGCCTGAAACAAACACATGTTTCAGTGTTCTTCAGATTCTGGATGTTCAACACAACCACATAAAGGGCACGTTTCCCTTGTGGTTAACCAAGGTAACCACGTTGACGACGCTTGATGTTTCCAGCAATGCACTTTCCGGCGAGATTCCGCCGGAGATAGGAAACCTCGCCATGTTGACGGAGTTGAGGGTGGCTAACAATTCCTTCACCGGCGCCATTCCGGTGGAAATCAAGAAATGCAGTCTCCTGAGTGTTGTTGATTTTGAAGGCAACGATTTCGGCGGAGAAGTCCCTTTGTTTTTCGGCGAAATGGCGGGTCTGAAGGTGCTATCACTTGGTGGGAATCACTTCTCTGGCTCAGTTCCGGTGAGTTTTGGTAACCTTTCCTTTCTTGAAACATTGAATTTGAGAGGCAATAGCGTAAATGGAAATTTTCCTGAGATGATAATGAAATTGAGCAATTTGACAACACTGGACCTTAGTGGAAACAAGTTTACTGGTCAGATTTATGCTAGTGTTGGGAATCTAAATCAATTGGTGGTTCTCAATCTGAGTGGCAATGGCTTCTCTGGAAAAGTTCCTTCTAGTTTGGGAAACCTTTTCAGGCTAACTACACTTGACCTGAGCAAACAGAATCTCTCTGGAGAGTTACCTTTTGAGCTCTCTGGACTGCCCAATTTGCAAGTGATTGCTCTGCAGGAGAACAAGTTATCTGGGGATGTACCTGAAGGGTTCAGCAGTTTGATGAGCTTGCAATATGTGAATCTCAGCTCCAATGCTTTTTCAGGGCAAGTTCCTGAAAACTATGGCTTTCTTCGTTCACTGCATGTTCTTTCATTGTCTCGTAATCACATCACAGGAGCAATTCCTCCTGAAATTGGAAACTGCTCTGATTTGGAAATTCTTGAGCTTGGATCAAATTCTTTAGCAGGCCATGTTCCTAGTGATCTCTCTCGCCTCACCAATTTGAAGGTGCTTGATTTGGGTGGTAACAATTTAACAGGGGATTTGCCAGGGGACATCTCCAAATGCTTGTCATTAACAGCTTTGTTAGTGGATCACAATGGTCTTTCAGGTAACATATCAGGGTCATTGTCGAATCTATCCAACCTAACAATGCTGGATCTCTCTGCTAACAACCTGAGTGGCGAAATTCCAAGCAACTTCTCCATGATCTCTGGTTTGGTATACTTCAATGTCTCAGGAAATAACCTGGAAGGTGAGATACCTCCAACATTGGGATCAAGGTTCAGCAACCCCTCTGTATTTGCAGATAACCAGGACTTGTGTGGGAAGCCATTGAAAACCAAGTGTGAAAACACAGACAATAAAGACAGAAAGAGGTTGATTGTGTTGGTTGTTATCATAGCATGCGGAGGGCTTCTATTAGTCATGTTTTGCTGCTTCTACATCTTCAGCTTATTGCGATGGCGTAAGAAGCTGAAAGAAAGGGTTTCCGGTGAGAAGAAAAAGAGCCCTGCCAGAGCTAGCTCCGGTGCAAGCGGAGGCCGTCGCAGCAGCGAAAACGGAGGGCCGAAACTAGTGATGTTCAACACCAAAATAACACTAGCTGAAACAATGGAAGCAACAAGACAATTCGATGAAGAAAATGTGCTGAGCAGAACAAAACATGGACTAGTATTCAAAGCCTGCTACAACGATGGAATGGTCCTTTCAATTCGCAGGCTCCCAGATGGATTATCACTAGATGAAAACATCTTCAGAAAAGAAGCTGAATCACTCGGCAAAATCAAGCACAGAAACTTAACCGTTCTCAGAGGCTACTACGCTGGTCCTCCAGACATGAGACTCTTAGTCTACGATTACATGCCAAACGGAAACCTCGCTACGCTTCTCCAAGAAGCTTCTCATCAAGATGGCCATGTTCTAAACTGGCCAATGCGGCACCTCATAGCACTCGGAATCGCTCGTGGCTTAGCCTTCATCCACCAATCTTCAATGGTTCACGGTGACGTGAAACCGCAGAGTGTACTATTCGATGCAGACTTTGAAGCGCACTTATCAGATTTCGGGTTAGACCAGCTAACAATAGCAGCAGCCACTTCAACAGAAGCAGCCTCCACCTCAACCTCCGCCGGCACGGTGGGTTATATCTCGCCGGAAGCAATCTTGACCGGAGAAGCATCAAAGGAGTCTGACGTGTACAGCTTTGGCATCGTGCTGCTGGAGCTTCTAACAGGAAAGCGACCCGTGATGTTCACCCAGGACGAAGACATTGTCAAATGGGTCAAGAAGCAATTACAAAAGGGTCAAATCACAGAGCTGTTAGAACCGGGTTTGCTTGAGCTTGACCCGGAATCATCAGAATGGGAAGAGTTTTTGCTTGGTGTGAAAGTCGGGTTGCTCTGCACCGCACCCGACCCGCTTGATCGACCCACAATGGCTGACATCGTTTTCATGCTGGAAGGCTGCCGGGTCGGGCCTGATATCCCATCGTCCGCGGACCCCACCTCGCAAACTTCTCCGGCATAA
- the LOC130740647 gene encoding kinesin-like protein KIN-7G, translated as MGSIGGEEAIQDPSGHEERIHVSVRLRPLNDKELARNDVSDWECINDNTILYRSDFSASERSLYPTAYSFDKVFGSDCSTRQVYEEAAKEVALSVVSGINSSIFAYGQTSSGKTFTMSGVTECTAADIFNYIEKHVEREFTLKFSAIEIYNESVRDLLSPDFTPLRLLDDPEKGTVVEKLTEETIIDWNHFAELVSFCEAQRQIGETSLNEASSRSHQILRLTIESSAREFLGNDKSSSLSASVNFVDLAGSERASQANSAGTRLKEGCHINRSLLTLGTVIRKLSKGRNGHVPFRDSKLTRILQSSLGGNARTAIICTMSPARSHVEQSRNTLLFASCAKEVATNAQVNVVMSDKALVKQLQKELARMESELRILGSAHPNSDSAALLREKDLQIEMLKNEVKEVTLQRDLAQSQIKDMLQVAGDNMSSIELANLQETLDHQYPKLRVRNTWDIENRKEEPNVLILDCEESVRSFDASQYSEGHSFSSDENLFQLTDLDKNLESRSSSPGLPVTSVDVQSNMYQKNIEDQNEVDSCKEVRCIELEDPITNTYTHSNPEALRSSTYTDSNATSPCENTAASGLIAVDNGDKRLNHKRQEIVLPSPEKNSSLLTRSSSISLRLSRSSSCKASLLGNSSSDWFEEDDAIQNTPPTGNEKDFVRRPEGFQWKVYRLSYDENAERPTRNGHGSSAERSPVDVQNVKSSTDKESESNGSLTPQGKETENLKSLNLLADHEVPGTGLDPSMSAKNFKDVGLDPMQADNSDWPSKFKDLQKEIVELWDACNVSLVHRTYFFLLFKGDPSDSIYMEVELRRLSYLNQTFSQGNKTVEDGRTLTPESSMRSLKRERQMLSKQMQKKLSKSERMNLYLRWGLRLSTKHRSLQLAHRLWSDTKDMEHIRDSAALVAKLVGSVEPEQAFKEMFGLNFAPRPSSRKSFGWTASVRHLL; from the exons ATGGGGTCTATTGGAGGGGAGGAGGCAATTCAAGATCCTTCAGGCCATGAGGAGAGAATTCATGTTTCGGTCCGCCTTCGTCCTCTCAATGATAAGGAACTTGCAAGAAACGATGTTTCGGACTGGGAATGCATCAATGACAATACCATCCTATACAGGAGCGATTTTTCAGCTTCTGAAAGGTCCCTTTATCCAACAGCATACTCATTTG ACAAAGTTTTTGGGTCAGATTGCTCCACTAGGCAGGTGTATGAAGAAGCAGCAAAGGAAGTTGCTCTTTCTGTTGTCAGCGGCATCAACT CAAGCATTTTTGCATATGGACAAACAAGCAGCGGAAAGACATTCACCATGAGTGGTGTAACTGAATGCACTGCAGCAGACATTTTTAACTACATAGAAAAG CACGTGGAAAGAGAATTCACTTTGAAGTTTTCAGCAATTGAGATTTATAATGAATCTGTTAGAGACCTCCTTAGTCCTGATTTTACTCCTCTCAGACTTCTTGATGATCCAGAG AAAGGGACAGTTGTTGAGAAACTGACAGAGGAAACTATAATTGACTGGAACCATTTTGCAGAACTAGTATCTTTCTGTGAAG CTCAGAGGCAGATAGGGGAGACATCATTGAATGAAGCAAGCTCCAGATCTCATCAGATTCTCAGACTG ACAATTGAAAGTTCTGCACGTGAATTCCTTGGAAATGACAAGTCTAGCTCTCTTTCAGCTTCAGTG AATTTTGTTGATCTTGCCGGAAGTGAGCGAGCATCCCAAGCCAATTCAGCTGGTACAAGATTGAAAGAGGGTTGTCATATAAATCGAAGTTTACTAACTCTTGGAACTGTTATCCGCAAACTCAG CAAGGGAAGAAATGGACATGTTCCTTTCAGAGATTCAAAGCTAACCCGCATATTGCAGTCGTCATTAGGAGGCAATGCTAGGACTGCAATCATCTGCACCATGAGCCCTGCACGGAGCCATGTTGAGCAATCCAGAAACACCCTCTTATTTGCAAGCTGTGCTAAAGAAGTGGCAACTAATGCACAAGTGAATGTTGTGATGTCTGATAAAGCACTAGTCAAGCAATTGCAGAAAGAGTTGGCTAGAATGGAAAGTGAATTGAGAATTTTAGGGTCTGCCCaccctaactctgattctgcaGCATTGTTGAGAGAAAAGGACCTCCAAATTGAGATG TTAAAGAACGAGGTAAAAGAGGTGACCTTGCAGCGGGATCTTGCACAATCTCAAATTAAAGACATGCTCCAAGTAGCAGGAGATAATATGTCTTCAATAGAATTG GCAAATCTTCAGGAAACTTTGGATCATCAATATCCCAAATTACGCGTAAGAAACACATGGGACATTGAAAATCGGAAAGAGGAACCGAATGTGTTGATTCTTGACTGTGAGGAGAGTGTTAGGTCTTTTGATGCATCTCAATATTCAGAAGGACATAGTTTTAGTTCTGATGAGAACTTGTTCCAACTCACTGACCTTGACAAGAATCTTGAGAGCAGAAGTTCTTCCCCAGGGCTGCCGGTTACAAGCGTCGATGTGCAGAGCAATATGTATCAGAAGAACATTGAAGATCAGAATGAAGTAGACAGTTGTAAAGAAGTTAGGTGTATTGAGTTAGAAGACCCGATTACAAACACATATACACACTCAAACCCGGAAGCTTTAAGATCAAGTACATACACTGATTCTAATGCAACATCTCCTTGTGAAAATACAGCTGCATCAGGATTGATTGCAGTTGATAATGGTGACAAAAGATTGAACCATAAGCGCCAAGAGATAGTTCTTCCCTCTCCAGAAAAAAATTCCTCTTTGCTGACAAGAAGTAGTTCTATATCCTTGAGGCTGAGCCGAAGCAGTAGTTGTAAAGCAAGTCTCTTGGGGAATTCATCTTCAGATTGGTTTGAGGAGGATGACGCAATTCAGAACACACCACCCACAGGGAATGAAAAAGACTTTGTTCGGAGACCTGAGGGCTTTCAGTGGAAGGTTTATAGACTAAGTTATGATGAAAATGCAGAGAGGCCTACACGAAACGGCCATGGGAGTTCTGCTGAACGTTCTCCAGTCGATGTCCAGAATGTAAAATCCTCCACCGACAAGGAAAGTGAGAGTAATGGTTCATTAACTCCACAAGGAAAGGAGACAGAAAATCTCAAGAGTTTGAATTTACTTGCTGACCATGAG GTTCCGGGGACAGGACTGGATCCCTCCATGTCTGCAAAGAATTTCAAAGATGTTGGCTTGGACCCAATGCAAGCTGACAATTCAGACTGGCCTTCAAAATTTAAGGATCTGCAAAAAGAGATTGTTGAACTCTGGGATGCTTGCAATGTTTCCTTGGTTCACAGGACTTACTTTTTCCTTCTATTCAAAGGGGATCCATCAGATTCTATTTATATGGAGGTAGAGCTGAGAAGGCTATCATAtcttaaccaaactttctcacaagGCAATAAGACCGTGGAAGATGGACGAACCCTGACCCCTGAGTCAAG CATGAGATCTCTTAAAAGAGAGAGGCAGATGTTGAGCAAGCAAATGCAGAAGAAGCTATCTAAATCTGAAAGAATGAATCTATATTTGAGATGGGGTCTTCGTTTGAGCACGAAGCACAGGAGTTTGCAGCTGGCTCATCGTCTGTGGTCCGACACAAAGGACATGGAGCACATTAGAGATAGTGCAGCCCTTGTTGCAAAGCTGGTTGGTTCGGTAGAGCCAGAGCAAGCTTTTAAGGAGATGTTTGGACTCAACTTTGCCCCGCGGCCTTCAAGTAGGAAATCTTTTGGTTGGACAGCCAGTGTGAGGCATCTTTTGTGA